One window of the Solanum stenotomum isolate F172 chromosome 11, ASM1918654v1, whole genome shotgun sequence genome contains the following:
- the LOC125844798 gene encoding uncharacterized protein LOC125844798 isoform X3, with translation MVSDSVQKLDGTIEEDAANVDGSVPKRPHLEEKANGSVHLEIRIIQKGHCGKQELLSDPSQLQLRMPYLCMQQSRDISS, from the exons ATGGTGTCCGATTCTGTGCAGAAACTTGACGGAACAATTGAGGAAGATGCTGCTAATGTTGATGGGTCTGTACCTAAACGGCCTCATTTGGAGGAAAAAGCTAATGGATCGG TACACCTGGAAATCCGCATAATCCAAAAAG GTCACTGTGGGAAGCAGGAACTGTTATCGGACCCATCACAGCTACAGTTGAGGATGCCATACTTGT GTATGCAGCAATCTCGGGACATCTCCAGCTGA
- the LOC125844798 gene encoding uncharacterized protein LOC125844798 isoform X2, which translates to MVSDSVQKLDGTIEEDAANVDGSVPKRPHLEEKANGSVHLEIRIIQKGSVGIHASLCGVVGLKTTFGRTDMIGLVHEWQVTVGSRNCYRTHHSYSMQQSRDISS; encoded by the exons ATGGTGTCCGATTCTGTGCAGAAACTTGACGGAACAATTGAGGAAGATGCTGCTAATGTTGATGGGTCTGTACCTAAACGGCCTCATTTGGAGGAAAAAGCTAATGGATCGG TACACCTGGAAATCCGCATAATCCAAAAAG GTTCAGTAGGAATTCATGCTTCTCTTTGCGGGGTTGTGGGCTTGAAAACAACATTTGGACGGACAGATATGATAGGGTTAGTTCATGAATGGCAG GTCACTGTGGGAAGCAGGAACTGTTATCGGACCCATCACAGCTACA GTATGCAGCAATCTCGGGACATCTCCAGCTGA
- the LOC125844798 gene encoding uncharacterized protein LOC125844798 isoform X1, translating into MVSDSVQKLDGTIEEDAANVDGSVPKRPHLEEKANGSVHLEIRIIQKGSVGIHASLCGVVGLKTTFGRTDMIGSLWEAGTVIGPITATVEDAILVYAAISGHLQLIEFG; encoded by the exons ATGGTGTCCGATTCTGTGCAGAAACTTGACGGAACAATTGAGGAAGATGCTGCTAATGTTGATGGGTCTGTACCTAAACGGCCTCATTTGGAGGAAAAAGCTAATGGATCGG TACACCTGGAAATCCGCATAATCCAAAAAG GTTCAGTAGGAATTCATGCTTCTCTTTGCGGGGTTGTGGGCTTGAAAACAACATTTGGACGGACAGATATGATAGG GTCACTGTGGGAAGCAGGAACTGTTATCGGACCCATCACAGCTACAGTTGAGGATGCCATACTTGT GTATGCAGCAATCTCGGGACATCTCCAGCTGATCGAATTCGGCTGA